The following are encoded in a window of Mustela nigripes isolate SB6536 chromosome 1, MUSNIG.SB6536, whole genome shotgun sequence genomic DNA:
- the TBC1D10C gene encoding carabin gives MAQALGEDLIQTSEGQDDSSSLGSDSELSGPGPYRQADRYGFIGGSSAEPGPGHPPADLIRQREMKWVEMTSHWEKTMSRRYKKVKMQCRKGIPSALRARCWPLLCGAHVCQKNSPGTYQELAEAPGDPQWMETISRDLHRQFPLHEMFVSPQGHGQQGLLQVLKAYTLHRPEQGYCQAQGPVAAVLLMHLPPEEAFWCLVQICEVYLPGYYGPHMEAVQLDAEVFTALLRRLLPRVHKHLQQVGVGPLLYLPEWFLCLFARSLPFPTVLRVWDAFLSEGVKVLFRVGLTLVRLALGTTEQRLACPGLLETLGALRAIPPTQLQEEVFMSQVHSVALSEHDLQREIRVQLARLPESTSGPPPRPQARLPGAQAIFEAQQLAGVRGDTRPEVPQIVVQPPEEPRPTRRKPQTRGKTFHGLLTRPRGPPLEGPSRSHRGSTSFLDTRF, from the exons AtggcccaggccctgggggaggaCCTCATACAAACTTCCGAGGGGCAGGATGACTCCAGCTCTTTGGGGTCTGACTCCGAGCTGAGTGGGCCCGGCCCATATCGCCAGGCTGATCGCTATGGCTTCATTGGGGGCAGCTCAGCAGAGCCAGG GCCAGGTCACCCTCCTGCAGACCTTATCCGCCAGCGGGAGATGAAGTGGGTAGAGATGACCTCGCACTGGGAGAAAACCATGTCTCGGCGGTACAAGAAG GTAAAGATGCAGTGCCGGAAAGGCATCCCCTCGGCTCTGCGGGCCCGCTGCTGGCCCCTGTTGTGCGGGGCGCATGTGTGTCAGAAGAACAGCCCAGGCACCTATCAG GAACTGGCCGAAGCCCCTGGAGACCCACAGTGGATGGAGACCATCAGCCGGGATCTGCACCGCCAGTTTCCTCTACACGAGATGTTTGTGTCGCCCCAGGGTCACGG GCAGCAGGGGCTCCTGCAGGTACTCAAGGCCTACACCCTGCATCGGCCTGAACAGGGCTACTGTCAGGCCCAAGGCCCTGTGGCCGCTGTGCTGCTTATGCATCTGCCCCCAGAG GAGGCCTTCTGGTGCCTGGTACAGATCTGCGAGGTCTACCTCCCTGGCTACTATGGGCCTCATATG GAGGCCGTGCAGCTGGACGCCGAGGTGTTCACGGCTCTGCTTCGACGGCTGCTCCCGCGCGTGCACAAGCACCTGCAGCAGGTGGGCGTCGGGCCTCTGCTCTACCTGCCCGAGTGGTTCCTGTGTCTCTTCGCCcgctccctgcccttccccaccgtGCTGCGTGTCTGGGACGCCTTCCTCAGCGAGG GCGTGAAGGTGCTGTTCCGAGTGGGGCTAACGCTCGTGCGCCTGGCTCTGGGCACCACAGAACAGCGCCTGGCCTGCCCCGGGCTCCTGGAGACCCTCGGTGCCCTGCGAGCCATCCCACCCACCCAGCTGCAGGAGGAGGTCTTCATGTCCCAG GTGCACAGCGTGGCCCTGTCTGAGCACGACCTGCAGCGGGAAATCAGGGTCCAGCTGGCCCGGCTGCCTGAGTCCACGTCCGGGCCACCCCCCAGGCCTCAGGCCCGCCTGCCTGGGGCCCAAGCCATCTTTGAGGCCCAGCAGCTGGCAGGGGTGCGAGGAGACACCAGGCCCGAGGTGCCCCAAATCGTGGTGCAGCCCCCAGAGGAGCCCAGGCCAACGAGGCGCAAGCCCCAGACCCGAGGCAAGACCTTCCATGGGCTCCTGACTCGGCCCAGGGGTCCCCCTCTGGAGGGCCCTTCCAGGTCTCATCGAGGCTCCACCTCCTTCCTGGATACCCGGTTCTGA
- the PPP1CA gene encoding serine/threonine-protein phosphatase PP1-alpha catalytic subunit, which translates to MSDSEKLNLDSIIGRLLEVQGSRPGKNVQLTENEIRGLCLKSREIFLSQPILLELEAPLKICGDIHGQYYDLLRLFEYGGFPPESNYLFLGDYVDRGKQSLETICLLLAYKIKYPENFFLLRGNHECASINRIYGFYDECKRRYNIKLWKTFTDCFNCLPIAAIVDEKIFCCHGGLSPDLQSMEQIRRIMRPTDVPDQGLLCDLLWSDPDKDVQGWGENDRGVSFTFGAEVVAKFLHKHDLDLICRAHQVVEDGYEFFAKRQLVTLFSAPNYCGEFDNAGAMMSVDETLMCSFQILKPADKNKGKYGQFSGLNPGGRPITPPRNSAKAKK; encoded by the exons ATGTCCGACAGCGAGAAGCTCAACCTGGACTCTATCATCGGGCGCCTGCTGGAAG tgcagggctcgcgGCCTGGAAAGAATGTACAGCTCACAGAGAACGAGATCCGTGGTCTGTGTCTCAAATCACGGGAGATCTTCTTGAGCCAGCCCATCCTTCTGGAGCTGGAGGCACCCCTCAAGATCTGCG GTGACATCCATGGCCAGTACTACGACCTCCTGCGGCTATTTGAGTACGGTGGCTTCCCTCCAGAGAGCAACTACCTCTTCCTGGGGGACTACGTTGACCGGGGCAAGCAGTCTTTGGAGACCATCTGCTTGCTGCTGGCCTATAAGATCAAGTACCCCGAGAACTTCTTCCTGCTCCGTGGGAACCACGAGTGTGCCAGCATCAACCGCATCTACGGCTTCTATGATGAGT GCAAGAGACGCTACAACATTAAACTGTGGAAAACCTTTACCGACTGCTTCAACTGCCTGCCCATTGCTGCCATCGTGGACGAGAAGATCTTCTGCTGCCACGGAG GCCTGTCCCCAGACTTGCAGTCCATGGAACAGATTCGGCGTATCATGCGGCCCACAGACGTGCCTGACCAGGGCCTGCTGTGTGACCTGCTGTGGTCTGATCCTGACAAGGACGTGCAGGGCTGGGGCGAGAATGACCGTGGTGTCTCTTTCACGTTTGGGGCGGAAGTGGTGGCCAAGTTCCTGCACAAGCACGACTTGGATCTCATCTGCCGGGCACACCAG GTGGTGGAAGACGGCTATGAGTTCTTTGCCAAGCGGCAGCTGGTGACACTCTTCTCGGCTCCCAACTACTGTGGCGAGTTTGACAACGCAGGCGCCATGATGAGTGTGGACGAGACGCTCATGTGCTCTTTCCAG ATCCTCAAGCCCGCGGACAAGAACAAGGGGAAATACGGGCAGTTCAGTGGCTTGAACCCTGGAGGCCGGCCCATCACCCCGCCCCGCAACTCCGCCAAAGCCAAGAAATAG
- the RAD9A gene encoding cell cycle checkpoint control protein RAD9A isoform X3 — MKSFLAAFRSLAMVEKSVEKCCISLNGRSSRLVVQLHCRYGVRKTHNLSFQDCESLQAIFDPALCSHVLRAPARVLGEAVLPFPPALAEVTLGIGCGRRVILRSYQEEEADSSVRAMVTEMSIGEEDFQQLQAQEGAAITFCLKEFRGLLSFAESANLSLSIHFDAPGRPAIFAVKDSLLDGHFVLATMSESDLHSPEPHRLVPPLQAHSTPHLDDFANDDIDSYMIAMETTVDSEGSRAGPSIPLSPGLRPPCSPGPDSEDNDAEPSTEPGTPPPKKFRSLFFGSILSPAHSPPGPSPVLAEDSEGEG, encoded by the exons ATGAAG TCATTCCTGGCCGCCTTCCGCTCACTGGCCATggtggagaagagtgtggagaaatGCTGCATCTCGCTGAATGGCAGGAGCAGCCGCCTGGTGGTCCAGCTGCACTGTCGATACG GGGTGAGGAAGACTCACAACCTGTCCTTCCAGGACTGCGAGTCCCTGCAGGCCATCTTCGACCCAGCCTTGTGCTCGCATGTGCTCCGTGCCCCAGCACG GGTCCTGGGGGAGGCtgttctgcccttcccccccgcGCTGGCAGAAGTGACACTGGGCATTGGCTGTGGCCGCAGGGTCATCTTGCGCAGCtaccaggaggaggaggcag ACAGCTCCGTCAGAGCCATGGTGACCGAGATGAGCATCGGGGAGGAGGATTTCCAGCAGCTGCAGGCCCAGGAAGGGGCGGCCATCACTTTCTGCCTCAAGGAATTCCGG gGCCTCCTGAGCTTCGCGGAGTCCGCAAACTTGTCCCTTAGCATCCACTTCGATGCACCAGGCAG GCCGGCCATCTTTGCCGTCAAGGACTCCCTGCTGGACGGACACTTTGTCCTGGCCACGATGTCAGAGTCAGACCTGCACTCCCCAGAACCCCACAGGCTGGTGCCTCCCCTCCAGGCTCACAG CACGCCCCACCTGGATGACTTTGCCAATGACGACATCGACTCTTACATGATCGCCATGGAAACGACTGTGGACAGTGAGGGCTCCCGGGCAGGACCCTCCATTCCCCTTTCCCCCGGCCTCCGGCCTCCCTGTAGCCCTGGCCCCGACTCTGAGGACAATGATGCCGAGCCCAGTACAGAGCCTGGGACTCCCCCACCCAAGAAG TTCCGCTCGCTGTTCTTTGGCTCCATCCTCAGCCCTGCACACTCCCCTCCGGGCCCCAGCCCTGTGCTGGCTGAAGACAGTGAGGGTGAAGGCTGA